Proteins from one Leptonema illini DSM 21528 genomic window:
- a CDS encoding DUF3015 family protein, whose amino-acid sequence MKKHLFVASALVAGAAMFVTPAKETTAASYGMAGCGLGSMLGVWKNDITQIFAATTNGTGMQTIGITLGTSNCTPGGAAYREKQQEIFVTVNFESLEKEMASGKGEKIDAFSNLLGCKSSTELGRISRENYSRFFGPEATPASLLKEVKAKVGESCTL is encoded by the coding sequence ATGAAAAAACATCTATTTGTAGCTTCTGCTCTGGTAGCAGGTGCAGCTATGTTTGTAACACCTGCGAAAGAAACGACTGCCGCTTCTTACGGTATGGCCGGTTGTGGACTCGGTTCCATGCTTGGCGTCTGGAAGAACGACATCACTCAGATCTTCGCAGCTACGACAAACGGAACAGGTATGCAGACAATCGGCATCACACTTGGAACGTCGAACTGTACTCCCGGCGGCGCTGCCTACCGTGAGAAGCAGCAGGAGATCTTCGTAACCGTTAACTTCGAAAGCCTCGAAAAAGAGATGGCTTCCGGAAAAGGCGAGAAGATCGACGCTTTCTCCAACCTGCTCGGTTGCAAGTCCAGCACAGAGCTTGGCCGTATTTCTCGCGAGAACTACAGCCGCTTCTTCGGCCCTGAAGCCACCCCGGCTTCTCTTCTGAAAGAAGTAAAAGCAAAAGTCGGCGAGTCCTGCACGCTTTAA
- a CDS encoding TRL domain-containing protein, protein MMKIRFAMMAGAAAIALASCATGPIDPPLGSAAIYSGTKANLNCYAGGEGGCAAEKDGKVVGTKTGEACASAVLGLIQTGDMSLKAAAADGKITEVTSVDYSNTQVLGSIYLQKCLIVNGK, encoded by the coding sequence ATGATGAAAATCCGATTTGCAATGATGGCTGGAGCCGCAGCCATCGCACTTGCCAGTTGCGCAACTGGCCCGATCGATCCGCCGCTTGGCTCTGCTGCTATCTACAGCGGAACAAAGGCAAACCTTAACTGCTACGCTGGCGGTGAAGGTGGCTGTGCTGCTGAAAAAGACGGAAAGGTTGTCGGCACGAAAACAGGCGAGGCCTGCGCTTCAGCTGTTCTCGGTCTGATCCAAACTGGCGACATGAGCCTGAAAGCTGCTGCAGCTGACGGAAAGATCACAGAAGTTACCTCTGTTGATTACAGCAACACTCAGGTCCTGGGTTCGATCTATCTTCAGAAATGTCTGATCGTTAACGGTAAGTAA
- a CDS encoding DUF4105 domain-containing protein: MAADPAEIKRLAIDKKLHEDPYWHVLLHYRKTWSGFESEVDGELFFLSARGKTDPAEELSATVDGFFLPLTSIRREDIESHPRCAFPARYRFIRDSLGLTDGDFPSLPCRNFDVYRADFNARSVSYMFASYYMAAPASIYGHTFMKFNTDRADREELLDYAVNFAANPGDLDFFRYALYGLLGGYQGNYSLLPYHMKVREYNDMEDRDLWEYELNLTDRQIYLLQLHLWELAGRSSFRYYFATENCSYQLLTLLEAAAPEAELSSEYGGWVIPSETVKLLVNRGLVREVRYRPSARSALRQRMKQLTESERDYVMAIIESRLEPLLPPTEKNTYLYDTVLAALLYKKDQGDWTDEDRQYYRKLLLQRTQMPSFEDNRKYEPESTRVDQGHAPVLLRLGIGQDRDGLASRFVFRPIYQDFLAADTGYMPFSEIEVFSLRVRASQEAKPRIESARLMYLYSLSPADGISLAPSYMVDVGMRTVRARTVKRSPALTSDAALFMQSETIKEAVERDRHPELTLAHELLLGIREETVYRPVAYADVLYGLSTGNVYSRSRFRYATGLLGGATVESGKASYIIPRASAVFVGGTQTMRSHLQGNCYAGNVRNGCEIQMGFGFTPMKNHELRLEGIYGKETREYFVSYSHYF; the protein is encoded by the coding sequence ATGGCTGCGGATCCGGCTGAAATAAAGCGACTGGCCATAGATAAAAAACTCCACGAAGACCCTTACTGGCATGTTCTTCTGCACTATCGTAAGACATGGAGCGGATTTGAAAGCGAGGTTGACGGAGAACTGTTTTTCCTATCGGCGCGAGGGAAAACCGATCCTGCCGAAGAATTGAGCGCCACCGTCGACGGTTTCTTCCTTCCTCTTACGTCGATTCGCAGAGAGGATATCGAATCTCATCCTCGATGCGCCTTTCCGGCTCGTTATCGGTTTATTCGCGACAGTCTTGGCCTGACTGACGGCGATTTTCCCTCTCTTCCGTGCCGCAATTTCGACGTCTATCGCGCCGATTTCAACGCGCGATCGGTCTCTTATATGTTCGCCTCTTATTATATGGCGGCGCCCGCTTCCATATACGGGCATACGTTTATGAAATTCAACACGGATCGCGCAGACCGTGAAGAGCTGCTCGATTATGCCGTCAATTTTGCGGCGAACCCTGGCGATCTGGATTTCTTTCGGTACGCTCTTTACGGCCTTCTCGGCGGATACCAGGGAAACTATTCGCTGCTTCCTTATCACATGAAGGTGCGCGAATACAACGATATGGAAGATCGAGATCTCTGGGAGTATGAGCTGAATTTAACCGACAGGCAGATTTATCTATTGCAGTTGCATCTGTGGGAGCTGGCCGGCCGCTCGTCCTTTCGCTATTACTTCGCCACTGAAAACTGTTCTTATCAGTTGTTAACGCTGCTGGAAGCTGCCGCCCCCGAGGCCGAGCTCAGTTCGGAGTACGGGGGCTGGGTGATTCCGTCCGAGACGGTTAAACTTCTCGTGAATCGAGGCCTTGTTCGAGAAGTGAGATACCGACCGTCAGCTCGCAGTGCTCTGCGTCAGCGCATGAAGCAGCTCACCGAGTCGGAGCGTGATTATGTGATGGCAATCATCGAGAGTCGGCTTGAACCGCTGCTGCCGCCGACGGAAAAGAACACATATCTCTATGACACCGTACTTGCAGCCCTGCTTTATAAAAAAGATCAGGGGGATTGGACGGACGAGGACCGTCAGTATTACCGCAAGCTTCTTCTGCAAAGAACGCAGATGCCTTCTTTCGAGGATAACAGAAAGTATGAGCCGGAATCGACTCGTGTGGATCAGGGCCATGCGCCGGTTTTGCTGCGGCTGGGCATCGGGCAGGACAGAGACGGACTTGCGTCGCGTTTTGTATTTCGTCCGATCTATCAGGATTTTCTCGCAGCCGATACGGGCTATATGCCTTTTTCAGAGATCGAAGTCTTCTCTTTGAGGGTTCGAGCGTCGCAGGAGGCGAAGCCGCGTATTGAATCGGCGCGCCTGATGTATCTGTATTCGCTTTCGCCTGCCGATGGCATCTCGCTTGCTCCCTCATATATGGTCGATGTGGGGATGCGCACCGTTCGAGCGCGTACCGTTAAGAGATCGCCGGCATTGACTTCGGATGCTGCGCTTTTCATGCAGAGCGAGACGATAAAAGAGGCGGTCGAGCGCGACAGACATCCGGAGCTAACGCTTGCCCATGAGCTCCTGCTTGGCATTCGCGAAGAGACGGTATACCGACCGGTTGCCTATGCTGACGTCCTGTACGGTCTGTCGACGGGGAACGTTTACAGCCGCTCGCGCTTTCGCTATGCGACGGGACTGCTCGGAGGCGCGACGGTTGAGAGCGGAAAGGCCAGTTATATCATTCCGCGAGCCTCGGCCGTCTTTGTCGGTGGCACACAGACGATGCGCAGCCATCTGCAGGGAAACTGTTACGCCGGTAACGTTCGCAACGGCTGCGAGATTCAGATGGGGTTTGGCTTTACTCCCATGAAAAACCATGAGCTGCGATTGGAAGGAATCTATGGTAAAGAAACTCGCGAATATTTCGTTTCTTACTCTCATTATTTTTAG
- a CDS encoding alpha/beta hydrolase — translation MVKKLANISFLTLIIFSLFAGCNTTFFYHPTRLEYFNPDRMGFPSRDIWIKSKDGTSLHGFHIGATGLSASKNTLVLFFHGNAENISSHFISVAWMADRGYDLMMFDYRGFGRSDGEIAHSDVQDDVLAMLRAGDDFARRKGMKFVVYGQSLGGILAANGLIRWKSDPSYGQPDLLVLDSTFSSYSSIGASKMRGCLLPAFFLPYLILSDRHAVSGRLGLLAPLPLLVIHGDADDTVPVSFGRELFDEAAEPKRLIIAKGASHASWAGLGRSPIVSDFLSAMGEMLQRSH, via the coding sequence ATGGTAAAGAAACTCGCGAATATTTCGTTTCTTACTCTCATTATTTTTAGTCTGTTCGCTGGCTGTAATACGACGTTCTTCTATCATCCGACGAGACTGGAGTATTTCAATCCCGATCGTATGGGATTTCCATCCCGTGATATCTGGATTAAATCAAAGGACGGAACGTCCCTGCATGGCTTTCATATCGGCGCGACGGGCCTATCAGCGTCAAAGAATACGCTCGTGCTGTTCTTTCACGGGAATGCCGAGAACATCAGCAGCCACTTCATTTCCGTTGCCTGGATGGCGGATCGCGGCTACGACCTGATGATGTTTGATTATCGCGGATTTGGCAGATCAGATGGAGAGATTGCTCACAGCGACGTTCAGGACGATGTTCTGGCGATGCTTCGAGCCGGCGATGATTTCGCACGCCGGAAGGGAATGAAGTTCGTCGTCTACGGCCAGAGTCTCGGAGGCATCCTTGCCGCAAACGGATTGATTCGTTGGAAGTCTGACCCGTCATACGGGCAGCCCGATCTGCTCGTACTGGATAGCACGTTCAGCTCTTATTCTTCGATCGGCGCATCTAAGATGAGAGGCTGCCTTCTGCCCGCATTCTTTTTACCGTATCTGATTCTATCAGACAGGCATGCCGTTAGCGGAAGGTTAGGCTTGCTGGCGCCGCTTCCTTTGCTTGTTATTCATGGGGATGCTGACGATACCGTGCCCGTATCATTCGGTAGAGAGCTCTTTGACGAAGCGGCCGAACCGAAACGCTTGATTATTGCGAAAGGCGCATCTCACGCTTCCTGGGCCGGCCTGGGTCGTTCGCCGATCGTATCCGATTTTCTGTCGGCTATGGGCGAGATGTTGCAGAGATCTCATTGA